In the Muricauda sp. MAR_2010_75 genome, one interval contains:
- a CDS encoding polyprenyl synthetase family protein yields MKIVSQIREPIEEEMELFEEKFLKSMSSKVALFNRITYYIVNRKGKQMRPMFVFLTAKLLNGKVNDRTYTGASIIELIHTASLVHDDVVDDSNKRRGFFSINALWKNKIAVLVGDFLFSKGLLVSLENKDYDLLHIISNAVRDMSEGELLQIEKARLLDITEEVYYDIIRQKTATLIAACCSMGACSVKPDSDEVETFRKFGELCGMAFQIKDDLFDYGAEKIGKPTGIDIKEQKMTLPLIYALNHSDKERKKWLINSIKNHNKNKKRVKEVISYVKEKGGLDYAVTKMLEFKDEALAILDNYPDSEYKSALTLMVNYVVDRKK; encoded by the coding sequence TTGAAGATAGTTTCTCAGATTAGGGAGCCCATAGAAGAGGAAATGGAACTTTTTGAGGAGAAGTTTCTCAAATCCATGTCGTCCAAAGTGGCGTTGTTCAACCGAATTACCTATTACATCGTTAACCGAAAGGGTAAGCAAATGCGGCCCATGTTCGTGTTTTTAACGGCAAAGTTGCTCAATGGAAAAGTGAATGATCGCACCTATACCGGAGCGTCCATCATAGAATTGATCCACACTGCAAGTTTGGTCCATGACGATGTTGTGGACGATAGCAACAAACGCAGGGGCTTTTTCTCCATCAATGCCTTGTGGAAGAATAAAATTGCTGTTTTGGTGGGGGATTTTTTATTTTCCAAAGGACTCTTGGTCTCCTTGGAGAATAAAGATTACGACCTACTCCATATTATTTCCAATGCGGTAAGGGACATGAGCGAAGGCGAGCTGCTACAAATTGAAAAAGCCCGACTTTTGGACATTACCGAAGAGGTGTATTACGATATCATCCGGCAAAAAACAGCCACACTTATTGCGGCCTGTTGCAGTATGGGGGCTTGCTCCGTGAAACCTGATTCTGATGAGGTGGAAACCTTTCGGAAATTTGGGGAACTCTGTGGGATGGCATTTCAAATTAAAGATGATTTATTTGATTATGGTGCTGAAAAGATTGGTAAGCCCACAGGTATTGATATTAAGGAGCAGAAAATGACGCTTCCTCTAATCTACGCCCTGAACCATAGCGACAAGGAAAGAAAGAAATGGCTGATCAACTCCATCAAAAATCACAATAAGAACAAGAAACGAGTGAAAGAAGTGATTTCCTATGTCAAGGAAAAAGGAGGATTGGACTATGCGGTCACTAAAATGTTGGAATTTAAGGACGAAGCCTTGGCTATTTTGGACAACTACCCCGATTCTGAATACAAAAGTGCGCTTACTCTTATGGTCAACTACGTGGTAGATCGAAAGAAATAA
- a CDS encoding zinc-ribbon domain-containing protein, producing the protein MILFFGNRPGKKETKVLTNVNCPHCNQTGTLTAVVQPNYAHLFWIPIFTINNIRYAECSHCKKVYHKEEFTLEMERALSA; encoded by the coding sequence ATGATACTTTTCTTTGGAAATAGGCCTGGCAAGAAAGAAACCAAGGTGCTTACCAACGTAAATTGCCCACATTGCAACCAAACAGGAACCTTAACCGCAGTGGTCCAGCCCAACTATGCCCATCTGTTCTGGATTCCCATTTTTACAATAAACAATATTCGCTATGCGGAATGTTCGCATTGCAAAAAAGTGTACCACAAAGAGGAATTCACCCTAGAGATGGAACGAGCATTATCGGCCTAA
- a CDS encoding DUF6150 family protein → MMKKILTLTIVLFLFQNLRAQRIFEVKAEYNADFNIFVVDRDYKADLLVFKVDRDYKAKDNAGLWYFTDLEYNADVKVFFVDRDYKSDLKIFFVDRDYRAGWRNEKIRSKLSIPIKG, encoded by the coding sequence ATGATGAAAAAAATCCTAACGCTTACCATAGTGCTTTTTCTTTTTCAAAATTTACGGGCCCAACGCATATTTGAGGTAAAAGCAGAGTACAATGCTGATTTTAATATTTTTGTAGTGGATAGGGACTACAAAGCTGATCTTCTGGTCTTCAAGGTGGACAGGGACTATAAAGCAAAAGATAATGCAGGGTTATGGTATTTTACCGATTTGGAATACAATGCCGATGTAAAAGTTTTCTTTGTAGATAGGGATTACAAATCTGACCTGAAAATTTTCTTTGTGGACAGAGACTACAGGGCAGGATGGCGAAACGAGAAAATAAGAAGCAAACTTAGCATCCCGATCAAGGGATAA
- a CDS encoding RNA polymerase sigma factor, translating into MKIIALHSNENQLIRKSIKGDPQSQKLLYDRYAPKMLGVCRQYIKDLHFAEDVMINGFVKVFNHLNSFQNKGSFEGWIRTIMVRESISYLRKRQFVVYDDDTVEANGEFTSKNDGLLDVEYVQHLIDELPEGYKAVFLLNAIEGYGHKEIATMLDISEGTSKSQLFKARKMLQENLSLKGMSPKSHSAGKK; encoded by the coding sequence TTGAAGATTATCGCGCTACATAGCAACGAAAATCAATTGATTAGAAAATCGATTAAAGGAGACCCGCAGTCTCAAAAGTTGTTGTACGACAGGTATGCACCCAAAATGTTGGGTGTTTGTAGGCAGTACATTAAGGACCTTCATTTTGCGGAGGACGTAATGATCAATGGTTTTGTAAAGGTTTTTAACCACTTGAACTCTTTCCAGAACAAAGGAAGTTTTGAGGGGTGGATCCGAACCATTATGGTTAGAGAAAGTATTTCGTATTTGCGTAAAAGACAATTTGTGGTTTATGATGACGATACCGTGGAAGCCAACGGTGAATTTACATCAAAAAATGATGGTCTTTTGGATGTGGAATATGTGCAACACCTTATCGATGAGTTGCCAGAAGGCTACAAAGCAGTGTTTTTGTTGAATGCCATTGAAGGGTATGGGCATAAAGAGATTGCTACGATGTTGGATATATCCGAAGGGACTTCAAAATCGCAATTGTTCAAGGCCAGAAAGATGCTTCAAGAGAATTTAAGTTTAAAGGGAATGTCGCCCAAGTCACATTCGGCGGGTAAAAAATAG
- the rlmN gene encoding 23S rRNA (adenine(2503)-C(2))-methyltransferase RlmN, with protein sequence METKKKDIRALTKEQLRDFFVVQGDKAFRGNQVYEWLWQKSAHSFEAMTNISKETRQMLEDNFVINHIRVDQMQRSSDGTIKNAVRLHDGLVVESVLIPTDTRTTACVSSQVGCSLDCRFCATARLKRMRNLNPDEIYDQVVAIDNESRLYFDRPLSNIVFMGMGEPLMNYNNVLQAIEKITSPEGLGMSPKRITLSTSGVPKMIRKMADEEVKFKLAVSLHSAIDEVRTSIMPFNATFPLKDLREALEYWYSKTKNRITYEYVVWQGINDTQEAVDALVKFCKFAPSKVNLIEYNPIDDGEFQQASEKAIKMYQDTLERNGIIVTVRRSRGKDIDAACGQLANKS encoded by the coding sequence ATGGAAACCAAGAAGAAGGACATACGTGCATTGACCAAGGAACAGCTCCGCGACTTTTTTGTGGTGCAGGGCGATAAGGCTTTCCGGGGTAACCAGGTGTATGAATGGCTATGGCAAAAATCTGCCCATTCCTTTGAAGCCATGACCAATATTTCCAAGGAAACCCGACAAATGTTGGAGGACAATTTTGTGATCAATCACATTCGGGTAGATCAGATGCAGCGCAGTTCGGATGGGACCATTAAAAATGCGGTTCGTTTGCACGATGGCCTTGTAGTCGAGTCTGTTTTGATTCCCACGGATACAAGAACAACAGCCTGTGTTTCCAGTCAGGTAGGGTGTAGTTTGGACTGTCGGTTTTGTGCCACTGCCCGTCTAAAACGCATGCGCAACCTTAATCCCGATGAAATTTATGACCAAGTTGTGGCCATTGACAATGAAAGTCGATTGTATTTTGACCGTCCGTTGAGCAATATCGTGTTCATGGGCATGGGTGAGCCCTTGATGAACTACAACAATGTATTGCAGGCCATAGAAAAGATCACGTCGCCTGAAGGATTGGGGATGTCGCCCAAGAGAATCACCTTGTCCACTTCTGGTGTGCCCAAAATGATTCGGAAAATGGCCGATGAGGAGGTGAAATTCAAACTGGCGGTTTCCCTGCATTCTGCTATTGATGAGGTTCGGACTTCCATTATGCCTTTTAATGCCACTTTTCCTTTGAAGGATTTGCGGGAAGCCTTGGAATACTGGTACAGCAAGACCAAAAACCGAATTACATACGAATATGTGGTTTGGCAGGGCATCAACGACACCCAAGAAGCTGTTGACGCCTTGGTCAAGTTCTGCAAGTTCGCACCATCCAAAGTCAACCTGATTGAATACAACCCCATTGATGACGGTGAGTTTCAGCAAGCTTCTGAGAAAGCTATAAAAATGTATCAAGATACCTTGGAGAGAAATGGGATTATTGTTACCGTTCGTAGGTCCAGGGGAAAGGATATTGATGCTGCCTGCGGGCAATTGGCCAATAAGAGTTAG
- a CDS encoding 2OG-Fe(II) oxygenase produces the protein MNTYHSLEQWFSWMDDLSSKDYVVIDHFFRDTLYAEIKSFFLGELSNFTEAGIGTSSDNQINKNIRGDFTYWLDRKRDVQLESFWGLVDEIIHMFNRYCFLSLSGYEFHLAHYPSGGHYDKHLDQFENRNNRMISVIIYLNDGWQTGDGGELEIFEKDGSSFLVEPLAARCVMFKSAEVPHAVLQAHKSRFSVTGWLLHQPSAIGRFLG, from the coding sequence TTGAATACGTATCACAGTTTAGAGCAATGGTTTTCTTGGATGGATGACCTCTCCAGTAAGGATTATGTGGTGATTGACCATTTTTTTCGGGATACATTGTATGCTGAGATCAAGTCTTTTTTTCTGGGTGAACTCTCAAATTTTACCGAAGCGGGAATCGGAACAAGCTCTGATAACCAAATCAATAAAAATATAAGGGGCGATTTTACCTATTGGTTGGACCGAAAAAGGGATGTGCAATTAGAATCTTTTTGGGGTTTAGTGGATGAAATTATCCATATGTTCAATCGGTATTGCTTCCTGAGTCTTTCGGGGTATGAGTTCCATTTGGCACATTATCCTTCTGGAGGCCATTACGACAAACATTTAGACCAATTTGAAAATAGGAACAACCGAATGATTTCGGTAATTATTTATCTCAATGATGGATGGCAAACAGGGGACGGAGGGGAGCTGGAAATTTTTGAAAAAGACGGTTCAAGCTTCTTGGTGGAGCCCTTGGCTGCCCGTTGTGTTATGTTTAAAAGTGCAGAGGTGCCCCATGCCGTGCTCCAAGCCCATAAGAGTAGGTTTAGTGTTACAGGATGGTTGTTGCACCAACCTTCAGCTATTGGGCGATTTTTGGGTTAA
- a CDS encoding Xaa-Pro dipeptidyl-peptidase, which yields MRNKSNILWASVLLLIFSISGAFAQMAEKVTPVFENGEAQVVEAFADSQNWIRHDLWVETTFDSDGDGKLDRMHVDVTRPKQTETEGLQLPVVYESSPYYAGTAGLGDGIFWDVKHELGEMGKPRQHPEVQRLGERPVISNSQIRTWVPRGYIVVHSSSPGTGLSDGAPTVGGDNESLAPKAVIDWLCGRAKGYTERDGNQEVKAYWSTGKVGMTGTSYNGTLPLAAATTGVEGLEAIIPIAPNTSYYHYYRSNGLVRSPGGYLGEDIDVLYDFIHSGDESKRARNNKVIRDTEMKNGQDRVTGDYNEFWAERDYLNDMAPMKAALLMSHGFNDWNVMPEHSYRIYDKAREMGLPVQIYYHQNGHGGPPPVEMMNRWFTRYLFGVENGVEKDPKAWIVREDDERGHPTSYKDYPNPDASDVTLFLTKGAPAHGGLTSNKPAKQGKETLVDNYSFSGSALAQAEFTNHRLIYVTPPLKEEIHISGIPKISVKLSSSKPAANLSVWLVSLPWTEDRGTKITDNIITRGWADPQNYRSLTESKPLVPNKFYEVAFDLMPDDQIIPAGQQIGLMIFSSDKEFTLWPKPGTELTVDLDATTITLPVVGGKKSYIMATYEDE from the coding sequence ATGAGAAATAAATCAAACATACTGTGGGCTTCGGTCTTACTTTTAATATTTTCAATCTCTGGTGCTTTTGCCCAAATGGCCGAAAAAGTCACACCTGTTTTTGAAAATGGTGAGGCGCAGGTTGTTGAGGCTTTTGCCGATTCCCAAAATTGGATTCGGCATGACCTGTGGGTAGAAACCACTTTTGATTCTGATGGGGATGGGAAATTGGACAGGATGCATGTGGATGTTACACGTCCCAAACAAACAGAAACCGAGGGATTACAACTTCCCGTGGTATATGAATCCAGTCCGTACTATGCCGGCACAGCAGGTTTAGGAGATGGTATATTTTGGGATGTAAAACACGAATTGGGCGAAATGGGAAAACCACGGCAACACCCCGAAGTGCAACGCCTTGGGGAACGCCCAGTAATTTCAAACTCCCAAATCCGAACTTGGGTGCCCAGAGGTTACATTGTAGTGCATTCGTCTTCGCCGGGAACTGGCCTTTCCGATGGAGCTCCCACCGTAGGTGGGGATAACGAGTCCCTTGCCCCAAAAGCCGTAATCGATTGGCTCTGTGGACGTGCCAAAGGGTATACTGAACGTGATGGAAACCAAGAAGTTAAAGCGTATTGGTCCACTGGAAAAGTGGGCATGACCGGCACCTCATACAATGGCACCTTGCCCCTCGCAGCCGCCACAACCGGTGTTGAAGGTTTGGAAGCCATCATCCCAATTGCTCCCAATACTTCCTATTATCATTATTACCGCTCCAATGGATTGGTTCGGTCTCCCGGTGGATATCTAGGGGAAGATATTGACGTGCTCTACGATTTTATACACAGTGGAGACGAGTCGAAAAGGGCAAGAAATAATAAAGTCATCCGTGACACTGAAATGAAAAATGGGCAAGATCGTGTTACTGGGGATTATAATGAGTTTTGGGCCGAACGTGATTATTTAAACGATATGGCCCCAATGAAGGCCGCTTTGTTGATGTCCCACGGATTCAACGATTGGAACGTAATGCCCGAACACAGCTATAGAATCTATGACAAGGCCCGGGAAATGGGCCTCCCCGTTCAAATTTATTATCACCAGAACGGGCACGGTGGACCACCACCGGTCGAGATGATGAACCGTTGGTTCACCCGCTATCTGTTTGGGGTGGAAAATGGGGTGGAAAAAGACCCAAAAGCTTGGATTGTCCGTGAGGATGATGAAAGGGGTCATCCAACTTCGTACAAGGATTATCCCAACCCAGATGCTTCAGATGTTACACTTTTTTTAACAAAGGGAGCTCCCGCACACGGAGGATTGACGAGCAACAAACCCGCAAAACAAGGAAAGGAAACCTTGGTAGACAATTATTCCTTTTCAGGATCTGCGTTGGCCCAAGCGGAATTCACAAACCACCGGTTGATTTATGTTACTCCACCCTTAAAAGAAGAAATCCACATTTCCGGTATTCCAAAAATTTCGGTAAAACTATCCAGCAGCAAACCTGCTGCCAATCTCTCCGTTTGGTTGGTTTCCCTACCCTGGACCGAGGACCGGGGAACGAAGATTACGGATAATATCATTACACGCGGATGGGCAGACCCACAAAACTACCGCTCCCTTACCGAGAGTAAACCTCTGGTTCCCAACAAATTCTACGAGGTCGCCTTTGATTTAATGCCGGATGACCAGATTATTCCGGCTGGACAGCAGATTGGATTGATGATTTTTTCCAGTGATAAGGAATTTACACTTTGGCCAAAACCTGGCACTGAGCTGACCGTTGATTTGGATGCCACCACAATTACTTTGCCCGTTGTTGGAGGAAAAAAATCTTACATTATGGCAACTTACGAAGATGAATGA